DNA sequence from the Janibacter sp. CX7 genome:
GCGAGGACCTCGGCCAGGTGCACGGGGTCGTGATAGCTGCGGTGCGGCTCACCCCAGCGGGCGAGCAGCTCCTCGCGCAGTGCGGTGACGGCGCGCTGATCCGTGACCACATCGAGTCCCGCGACATCGGCGAGCCATCGATCACGCAAGGTGTCCACCGTGGGATTGTGCCGCAATGAGCGCTGACTCCTCCGGCGGCACCCTCGACCAGGTCCGACGCGCCGGCGTCGAGACCACCGGCATCGAGATCATCGACGAGGCGGACCGCACCGCCCGCCCCGCCGACCTCTTCTGGCCGTGGTTCGCGGCCAATGTGTCGGTCTTCGGCATCTCCTACGGCAGCTTCGTCCTCGACTTCGGCATCTCCTTCTGGCAGGCGCTGCTCGTCTCGGTCATCGGCATCGTCGTCTCCTTCCTCCTCTGCGGCCTCGTCGCCGTCGCCGGCAAGCGCGGCTCGGCCCCGACGATGGTCATCTCGCGGGCGGCCTTCGGCGTCCAGGGGCAGAAGCTGCCGGGCGTCGTCTCGTGGATCGTCTCGATCGGCTGGGAGACCTTCCTGGCGATCATGGCGACGCTCGCGACGGCGACCGTCATGCGCGAGCTCGGCTGGGGCGGCGGCACGCCGACCAAGGTCGTCGCGATGCTCGTCGTCGCCGCCCTCATCGTCACCGCGTCGGTCGCCGGCTACCACCTGATCATGCGGCTGCAGTCATGGCTCACCTGGCTCACCGGCCTCGCGACGATCGTCTACGTCGCCCTGACGGTCAGCCACATCGACTGGTCGGCCCTGACCGCCCTCGAGAGCGGCTCCTTCCAGCAGGTCATCGGCGCCCTCATCATGGTCATGACCGGGTTCGGCCTCGGCTGGATCAACATCGCCGCCGACTGGTCGCGCTACCAGAGCCGCGAGGCCTCCTCGGGCGCGATCGTCGCGTGGAACACCTTCGGCGGCGCCCTCGCCCCCGCCCTGCTCGTCGCCTACGGCATCGGCCTCGCCGGCTCCGACGAGACCCTGCGTGCCGGCATCGTCGCCGACCCGGTCGGCACCCTCGCGACGATCCTGCCGACCTGGTACCTCGTGATCTTCGGCATCGCCGCGGTGCTCGCGCTCGTCTCCGGCGCCGTGCTCGGCATCTACTCCTCGGGCCTGACGCTGCTCAGCCTCGGCGTGCGCATCCCTCGGCCGGCCGCCGCCGGCATCGACGGGCTGCTGCTGACCCTCGGCACGATCTACGTCGTCTTCTTCGCGGAGAACTTCCTCGGACCCTTCCAGTCCTTCCTCATCACCCTCGGCGTGCCGCTGGCTGCCTGGGCGGGCATCTTCCTGTCCGACCTCGCCCTGCGCCGACGCGACTACGACGAGGAGGCGCTCTTCGACGCCCGCGGACGGTACGGCTCCGTCGACTGGATCTCGATCGGCACGATGGTGCTCACCTCGGTCATCGGCTGGGGCCTGGTGACCAATGCGATGCCCGACTCGACGTGGAACAACTGGCAGGGCTACCTGCTCAAGGCCTTCATGGGCACCGAGCTCGTCGAGGACCCGGCCGGCAGCTACTGGGCCGGCGACTGGTCCTACGCCAACCTCGGCGTCATCGCCGCGCTCGTCCTGGCCTTCGTCATCACCTACGTCGCCCGCCGCGGCGTCGTGCGCCGGCAGGAGGAGCGATGAGCGAGCAGACCCCCGACACCCCGGCCCTCCCCGACCTCGACGACGCCTGGCTCGTCGTCGTCGACCCGCAGCGCATCTTCGCCGACCCGACGTCCGAGTGGGGGTCGCCGATGTTCGACGCCGCCCTCGGGCCGATCAAGTCGCTGCGCTCCGGCTTCGGTGCGGCGCGCACCATCGTCACCCGCTGGGTGCCGGGCCCGGAGCGTCCGGGCTCGTGGGGTCCCTACTTCGAACGGTGGGGCTTCGCCGACCGACCGGCCACCGACCCGGTCTTCGACCTCGTCACCCCGGCCGCCGGCTGGAGCAGCCGTGGGTCGATCGACCTGTCGACCTTCGGCAAGTGGGGCGAGCCGCTCACGCGCATCATCGGCGAGACCCCGACCATCGTGCTCGCCGGGGTCTCGACGGACTGCTGCGTCATCTCGACGGCCCTGCCCGCAGCAGATGCCGGCGCCACGGTGGTCGTGGCGGCCGACGCCTGCGCGGGCTCGACCCAGGACAACCACGAGGCCGCCCTGCAGGTGATGAGCCTCTACTCGCCGCAGATCGAGGTCTCGACGAGCGCTGCGGTGCTCGCCGCGCGCTGATCAGCCCTGCTGCCCGGGCCCGGCGATGTTGACCATCCACGGGATGCCGTAGCGGTCGGTGAAGGAGCCGTACTCGTCACCCCACATCTGCATCTCGAGGGGCACCTCGACCTGGGCGCCCTCGGTGAGGCCGGCCCAGTAGCCGCGCAGCAGCTCGGTCTCGTCACCGCTGATGCTCACGGTGATCTGGGTGCCGAGGGTGCGGGTCATGCCCGGCGGGGTGTCGCTGGCGAAGATCGTGTAGCCGGCGTCGGTGACGAGGCTGGCGTGCATCACCTGGTCGGCGATCTCGCCGGCATCGGGCATGCTGTCGCCGAAGGTGTGGACGAGCAGCTCACCGCCGAGGACCGACTGGTAGAACTCCATCGCCTCGCGGGCGTTGCCGTCGAAGTTGAGGTACGGGTTGAGTTTCGAAGCCATGACCCGACGCTAGATCCGACCGCCGACAGCCGGAGGCCTCAATCGGTGAGCGGCAGCGTGCACCGCCTCGCCCAGACGCTCGACCCGAGGAGTCTGCAGCCGCCACACCTGCCAGAAGAGCGGGACGTCGCGGTGCGCCCGCTGCCGCAGGAGCACCAGGCGCCCGCTCTCGAGGTCCTCGCCGCACTGCGCCTCGGGCAGCATCGCCCAGCCGAGCCCGGCCCGCACCGCGGCGGCGAAGCCCTCCGACGAGGGCACCTGCGAGACCGGCGGCGCGGTGACGACACCGAGGTCGCGCAGCACCCCGTGCTGCAGGTCGTCCTTGGCGTTGAAGCGCAGCACCGGCATCGCCGACCAGTCGTACCCACGTCCACGCGCGTGCCGCTCCGCGAGCTCCGGCGCCGCGACCGGCAGGTAGCGCATCGACCCGAGCGGCTCGGTCCGGCAGCCGGCGACGGGCACCGGGTCGGCGGTCACCGCCCCGACGACCGCGCCGCGACGCAGGTGGTCGGCGCTGTACTCCTCGTCCTCGACCTCGAGGTGCAGGCGGGTGTCGTCCCACCCCGCGGCCACGCCGAGCACCGGCTCGAACCACGTCGCGAGCGAGTCGGCGTTGACCGCGACCGGCAGGTCGACGGGGGCGGACCCCCCTTCGCCCAGGTCGGAGCGCAGCTGGTCGGCGAGCAGGACCATCTGGCGGGCGGTGCGCACGACCCCGGTCCCGGCGATCGTCGCCCGCACCGGCGTGCTCCGCTCGACGAGGACGCGGCCCGCGGCGGCCTCGAGCGCCTTGATCCGCTGGCTCACGGCCGACGGCGTGATGGACAGGGCACCCGCTGCCGCCTCGAAGGTCCCCTCGTCGACGACGGCCAGGAGGGCACGGAGCTGATCGATCTGCATGAAGCAATGCTAATGATCGTGCAGGATCTGTCGTTGGCCTTCAGCGGTCGGCTCCGCCTACGGTCTCCTCGTGATCGTCTCCGCCGTCGCCGGCCTGCTGACCGGCCTCACCCTCATCGTCGCCATCGGGGCGCAGAATGCCTTCGTCCTGCGGCAGGGCATCCGCCGCGAGCATCTGGCCCCGGTCGTGCTCATCTGCATCGCCGCCGACACCCTGCTCATCGCCCTCGGCACCGCCGGCGTCGGCGCGCTGGTGAGTGATCACCCGGGTGCGGTGCGCGTGGTCACCTGGCTCGGCGCGGCCTACCTCGTCGGCTACGGCCTCGTGGCGCTGCGCCGGGCCGCCTCCCCCACCGGCCTCGACGCGGCCGCCCCCGCCGGACGGGGCTCGGTCATCGCGACGACGCTGGCGATCACCTTCCTCAACCCGCACGTCTACCTCGACACCGTCCTCATGCTCGGGTCGATCGCCAACGGTCACGGCGAGCAGCGCTGGGCC
Encoded proteins:
- a CDS encoding cysteine hydrolase family protein codes for the protein MSEQTPDTPALPDLDDAWLVVVDPQRIFADPTSEWGSPMFDAALGPIKSLRSGFGAARTIVTRWVPGPERPGSWGPYFERWGFADRPATDPVFDLVTPAAGWSSRGSIDLSTFGKWGEPLTRIIGETPTIVLAGVSTDCCVISTALPAADAGATVVVAADACAGSTQDNHEAALQVMSLYSPQIEVSTSAAVLAAR
- a CDS encoding LysR family transcriptional regulator ArgP; amino-acid sequence: MQIDQLRALLAVVDEGTFEAAAGALSITPSAVSQRIKALEAAAGRVLVERSTPVRATIAGTGVVRTARQMVLLADQLRSDLGEGGSAPVDLPVAVNADSLATWFEPVLGVAAGWDDTRLHLEVEDEEYSADHLRRGAVVGAVTADPVPVAGCRTEPLGSMRYLPVAAPELAERHARGRGYDWSAMPVLRFNAKDDLQHGVLRDLGVVTAPPVSQVPSSEGFAAAVRAGLGWAMLPEAQCGEDLESGRLVLLRQRAHRDVPLFWQVWRLQTPRVERLGEAVHAAAHRLRPPAVGGRI
- a CDS encoding VOC family protein; amino-acid sequence: MASKLNPYLNFDGNAREAMEFYQSVLGGELLVHTFGDSMPDAGEIADQVMHASLVTDAGYTIFASDTPPGMTRTLGTQITVSISGDETELLRGYWAGLTEGAQVEVPLEMQMWGDEYGSFTDRYGIPWMVNIAGPGQQG
- a CDS encoding LysE/ArgO family amino acid transporter, whose amino-acid sequence is MIVSAVAGLLTGLTLIVAIGAQNAFVLRQGIRREHLAPVVLICIAADTLLIALGTAGVGALVSDHPGAVRVVTWLGAAYLVGYGLVALRRAASPTGLDAAAPAGRGSVIATTLAITFLNPHVYLDTVLMLGSIANGHGEQRWAFATGASIGSVVWFTALGLGARALAGPLGRPGTWRVLDGVIGLTMIGLAVLLLVR
- a CDS encoding cytosine permease, with translation MSADSSGGTLDQVRRAGVETTGIEIIDEADRTARPADLFWPWFAANVSVFGISYGSFVLDFGISFWQALLVSVIGIVVSFLLCGLVAVAGKRGSAPTMVISRAAFGVQGQKLPGVVSWIVSIGWETFLAIMATLATATVMRELGWGGGTPTKVVAMLVVAALIVTASVAGYHLIMRLQSWLTWLTGLATIVYVALTVSHIDWSALTALESGSFQQVIGALIMVMTGFGLGWINIAADWSRYQSREASSGAIVAWNTFGGALAPALLVAYGIGLAGSDETLRAGIVADPVGTLATILPTWYLVIFGIAAVLALVSGAVLGIYSSGLTLLSLGVRIPRPAAAGIDGLLLTLGTIYVVFFAENFLGPFQSFLITLGVPLAAWAGIFLSDLALRRRDYDEEALFDARGRYGSVDWISIGTMVLTSVIGWGLVTNAMPDSTWNNWQGYLLKAFMGTELVEDPAGSYWAGDWSYANLGVIAALVLAFVITYVARRGVVRRQEER